A genome region from Setaria italica strain Yugu1 chromosome III, Setaria_italica_v2.0, whole genome shotgun sequence includes the following:
- the LOC101782529 gene encoding uncharacterized protein LOC101782529, with translation MAIFKIHEQLEKNNGVALKASNKNKEKKASSSSKVTNKDDSDDSSDSESMNEEEMALFMRKFKKVMKKSGFFDKNKDKSKTKRKSQRLCFGCGKKGHFIADYPKAKHKKEGSSKFDKSKYKKKNIGEAHLGQEWDSNEESSNSDKEVGLATMAIGVSTPKSSLFEDLTDNEDDFTHTCLMARGLNVDSDSPFHNNDDVNSDDEKMIKGLEKHASKRIMKLMIELEDRDETLEVQEELFRLEREKTIALENSFKNEKKGFKMQENLLKAKMEKVVSLEKYLSKEKMKVEELTKKLSLAKDASANLKIARLSSKRTSQSAVQEIFKKFATRTQNEFEVKIKRVRSDNSTKFKNTNIEEYLDKEGIGQEFSVPTTK, from the exons ATGGCT ATATTCAAGATTCATGAGCAATTGGAAAAGAACAATGGAGTAGCTCTCAAGGCAAGcaacaagaacaaagagaaGAAAGCAAGTTCATCATCCAAGGTAACCAACAAGGATGATAGTGATGATAGTAGTGATAGTGAAAGCATGAATGAAGAAGAAATGGCTCTATTCATGAGGAAGTTCAAGAAAGTGATGAAGAAGAGTGGTTTCTTTGACAAGAACAAGGACAAGAGCAAGACAAAGAGAAAGTCACAGAGGCTATGCTTTGGATGTGGCAAGAAAGGTCATTTCATTGCCGATTATCCGAAAGCTAAACACAAGAAGGAAGGATCCTCCAAGTTTGACAAGAGCaagtataagaaaaaaaatattggtgaaGCTCACTTGGGTCAAGAGTGGGATTCTAATGAAGAAAGCTCGAACTCCGACAAAGAAGTGGGATTGGCCACAATGGCTATTGGAGTGTCAACCCCCAAGTCATCTCTATTTGAAGATCTTACCGATAATGAAGATGACTTCACTCACACTTGCCTCATGGCTAGAGGTCTTAATGTAGACTCCGATTCACCTTttcataataatgatgatgtaAATAGTGATGATGAAAAGATGATAAAAGGTTTAGAAAAACATGCTTCTAAAAGAATAATGAAACTAATGATAGAACTAGAAGATAGGGATGAGACTCTTGAGGTGCAAGAAGAGTTATTTAGGCTTGAGCGAGAGAAAACCATTGCTCTTGAGAATTCTTTTAAAAATGAAAAGAAGGGTTTCAAGATGCAAGAGAACTTGCTCAAAGCCAAAATGGAGAAAGTTGTTAGCCTTGAAAAATATCTTTCTaaagagaagatgaaagtgGAGGAATTAACTAAGAAACTCTCCTTAGCTAAGGATGCTAGTGCTAATCTTAAGATTGCAAGATTGAGCTCCAAGAGAACCTCACAA AGTGCAGTTCAAGAAATATTCAAGAAGTTTGCAACTAGAACACAAAATGAGTTTGAAGTGAAGATCAAGAGAGTAAGAAGTGACAATAGCACCAAGTTCAAGAACACCAACATTGAAGAGTATCTTGACAAGGAAGGCATTGGTCAAGAATTCTCCGTCCCCACAACAAAATAG
- the LOC101775372 gene encoding uncharacterized protein LOC101775372 translates to MGFQVAAVAPSPCARSSSVSSSPSTSSRPLPALLGGGCAGLARSRGVMVWRPRPARTTARSALSASLDGMGAGDAEFLRRIEELAAAAGVQPAGAAGCGWPASVERSASSVGLPLSLRMLKRKKKQQQQRQVVARQSRWDEGLLGSAGESVGRAFSSMVLIVRELQSFALQQMRDALLCDDLQGVLAHVQGEMHASFVWLFQHIFAGTPALMLSLMLLLANFTVHSMGHSVAAAAATIPPAPPAVAAAAAVVDNQRAEPSRPRFDKVSVKTFSVGRTASVGGNSGGGGKAPPVAGATGDGWSDESLYRLSRVAPQQPSTPAGAGLGEAAPDASDEDEQAIWEMMVTEASKMQASARAEELSDPDVLGSLVAPVEAELETEDQAEHVRTRQRYEQAVADEPNNSLILANFAQFLYLVQNDHDRAEHYFELAVRAEPADAEALSQYATFLWKARDNLAGAEDTYQEAIAADPGNAHHAAAYAHFLWNTGACAGAATRRDG, encoded by the exons ATGGGCTTCcaggtcgccgccgtggcaccGTCGCCGTgcgcgcgctcctcctccgtcTCCTCGTCGCCCTCCACGTCCTCGCGACCGCTGCCCGCCTTGCTCGGCGGCGGATGTGCGGGGCTCGCGAGATCCCGCGGCGTAATGGTGtggcggccgcgcccggcgcggACGACCGCGAGGAGCGCGCTGAGCGCGAGCTTGGATGGGATGGGGGCCGGGGACGCGGAGTTCTTGAGGAGGATCGaggagctcgcggcggcggcgggggtgcagCCGGCGGGCGCAGCGGGGTGCGGCTGGCCGGCGAGCGTGGAGCGTAGCGCGAGCAGCGTCGGGCTGCCGCTGTCGCTGCGCATGCTGAAGCgaaagaagaagcagcagcagcagcggcaggtgGTGGCGCGGCAGTCGCGGTGGGACGAGGGGCTGCTGGGCTCCGCCGGGGAGTCGGTGGGCCGCGCCTTCTCCTCGATGGTGCTCATCGTGCGGGAGCTGCAGAGCTTCGCGCTGCAGCAGATGCGCGACGCGCTGCTCTGCGACGACCTGCAGGGCGTCCTGGCGCACGTCCAGGGCGAGATGCACGCCTCCTTCGTCTGGCTCTTCCAGCACATCTTCGCCGGCACTCCGGCGCTCATGCTCTCCCTCATGCTCCTCCTCGCCAACTTCACCGTCCACTCGATGGGCCacagcgtcgccgccgcggccgccaccatcccgcccgctccgcccgccgtcgccgctgctgcGGCGGTCGTCGACAACCAGCGCGCCGAGCCGTCCCGGCCACGTTTCGACAAGGTTTCGGTGAAGACGTTCTCCGTCGGCAGGACGGCCTCGGTCGGCGggaacagcggcggcggcggcaaggcgcCGCCCGTCGCGGGCGCCACCGGCGACGGCTGGTCGGACGAGTCCCTCTATCGGCTAAGCCGCGTGGCGCCGCAGCAGCCGTCGACGCCCGCTGGGGCGGGCCTCGGGGAGGCCGCGCCCGACGCTTCGGACGAGGACGAGCAGGCCATTTGGGAAATGATGGTCACGGAGGCTTCCAAGATGCAGGCCAGCGCGCGCGCCGAGGAGCTGAGCGACCCAGATGTGCTGGGGAGCCTCGTCGCGCCGGTGGAGGCGGAGCTGGAGACGGAGGACCAAGCGGAGCACGTACGGACGCGGCAGAGGTACGAACAGGCCGTCGCCGATGAGCCGAACAACTCGCTCATCCTCGCCAACTTCGCGCAGTTCCTCTACCTCGTGCAGAACGACCACGACCG GGCGGAGCACTACTTCGAGTTGGCGGTGCGCGCGGAGCCGGCGGACGCGGAGGCTCTGAGCCAGTACGCGACCTTCTTGTGGAAGGCGCGGGACAACCTCGCCGGCGCGGAGGACACCTACCAGGAGGCCATCGCGGCCGACCCCGGGAacgcccaccacgccgccgcctacgCCCACTTCCTCTGGAACACCGGAG CATGCGCGGGGGCGGCCACGCGGCGAGACGGCTAG